The Podarcis muralis chromosome 8, rPodMur119.hap1.1, whole genome shotgun sequence genomic sequence cagcagcagggaccgagcaacagaagctcagcccatcgtggggattcgaaccgccgaccttctgactggcaagccctaggctctgtggtttaacccacagcgccacctgcgtcctggaTGGGCATATAAGACCTCCTAAAAGGggacatgtctgggaattccTGGATGTATCGCAACCCTAGATAATACCCCAGAATGACACTAGGCATCTCCTCTAAAGATAAGATGCAGCCCCATTTCAAGGAACAAGGAAGACGACATTTATATCAAGGAAGAAAATACTTGACTTAGATGGGAATTGACTGGTAAAGCGTTCATTATACATCCCACACACTGCTGGAGAGTGTTTGGACACATCCAGTGTTAGGTTTTTTTCTGTGCCAGTCAgctcagggttgccatatttcaaaaagttttgCAAAATCACCGACAtcggctgccatacatccagatttccttGGACATTTCGACGATTTCTGCCCGGACCCTgctatccggaatcactgttattgcttctttcagagtcttgcatagtcttcaaagactttcagagacttataagacttatgtttatttgattttatgttttcaagagaatccattaagagtgcatattttgtggctttcagagattcataagttttctgtttatgtgatttcatatatttcatattatataaagAGTGTATATTGATATTGTATCCTTgtatttggtcatcgtgttgccttggatgtTACTGACTATTGTTTGCAACACAAGGATTAAATTGGTTACTGGACGCGGCTTGcggctgcagtattctggatatgtccaggaaattctggatgtatggcaactctaAGTCAGCTGCCATTTTACTTCTACAATGTATGGACAGTGTCATTGTATGGTTTGGTCACTAGGTGGCAATGGAGTTATTCATGTCTAGATGGGAGCCAGAAATGTCTTGTTGTTCTTCTCCAGTTGTTGTTTAAGAGAGACAAGTTGCTAGGCAAGAACTTCATTATGTAATGTAAGCATTCCACGGCAGgctgggcattgtgggaaatgtaaataGCAGCTTCCAGCCACCCAGCCAGCTTCCTCCCCTACTGTTTCTGAAGTGAGCTTAAAAGAACTGGATGTTCCCGTCTGCTTTTAATTCATGTGGCtattgtatttaataataataacaagtatAGAGTCAGTGATTTTTAGTGCCAGTACTCACTGGTAAGGAATACCATCACTTTTTCTTTGTTTCCCATGATAGCCATTTTTttcctagttgttgttgtttagtcgtttagtcgtgtccgactcttcaggaccccatggaccagagcatgccaggcactcctgtcttccactgcctcccgcagtttggtcaaactcatgctggtagcttcacgaacactgtccaaccatcttgtcctctgtcgtccccttctccttgtgccctccatctttcccaacatcagggtcttttccagggagtcttctcttctcacgaggtggccaaagtattggagcttcaggatctgtccttccagtgagcactcagggctgatttttttctggTACACATGGCAATTTTATCAAAAGATTAGTATGGGcacctatttttttaaaaccaaaaatatgtgctctctcttttgctttctctttgcatatataaatatgtgtgcgtgtgtggtaAATAAAGGCATATATCATAAAGTCTCCATTGTGCCTCATTtctgaaggaaacacaaaccctggataAGCACTTTCACCCCTGAGATCTTGTACCACTGCAGAGAaaggggtggtgtgcaacactgGTGTTAGAAGTGGGATCTGTGTTTCCTGGAGGAAAGGCCTGAGAGCTAAGAAGAagaagtatttattatttataggttgcccatctgactgggtcgccccagccactctgggcggctcccaacaaaaaaaagTAAAAACGCAATACAACATCAGCTAGGTGTGCCTGAAGTAAAAAAATGGGAGCAAGAATAGCCACACAGATATAACTGACGAGGCAGCAGCAGAGTGAGCAGCTTGAGAGAATGGAGCAAAGGCAGACCCAGAGGTTTGAGCAAATATTCCAGCAGCAAAGCCAGCAACAGCTACAGTAGTTTGATAAAACAGGCTAACTGCTGACAGAATGGGGAAGAAGCCTAGTGAAGAGGGGAAAGTGACTACATGTGAGGTGAGATTCCTGCCTTATGAAGTGCTGCAAGGGGTTGGAAGTGACCCAGGAGCCCTGCTGGAAGTCCGGAGCATGGCCGAGCAGCAGAGGGGCTTAGTCTGCAAAAAAGATGCAAGGTGTAGTGGAAAACGACGACTCAGAGAAGGACCGGGCTCCCTGGGATTGGGGAGCAGGAGGAATTTGAGGTCCGTGAGAGCATGCACAAGGAATATTCAGCTCCTGCTGAATGGGAATTCGTTCTTCAGGAATTAGGGAGGAAGCTAGTGCCTGTGAGAAAGGCAGTGGTTTCCTGTGTGGCCAGGAGAAGCCAGAGGAGCAGCAGGTGAATGTGCCAGCCCCTTCGGCCACGGCCCGGTCTGGGAGCTCACATAGGTGTCCAGCGACCCACCTCCGGTGGAGCTGTGGGCACACTAATGCATCAGCAGAGTAACAGCGAGAAGCGAGGCTGTGAAGGCATTGGCATCACGAAAGCTTCCTTTATTTACAAATCGAAACAACAAACATGGCTAGTATGAGCAGCAGCTTCACATATCTGCTCTGTCCGAAAGCAGTGAGCAAAGAGAAAGTACAAAAGCACATAGGACAGAAGTACAGCATCTAGTTCCATTCCCACACTCCtattgaggcatctgatcaaggcctgtattttaaaatgagcttaaagatagatatatttgcaaatgtttgtatctttcatgccaggcagaaaagcagctggctaagtATTTTGGCAGTTGTTTATCCTCTTGAAcagggcccccctgatttatagcagtacctcaaagttgtaaaaggaaattacaggctgggagcaaaggtCATACTGAAcatacatattacagaatacaatcaagctgcaaaaacactaattaagagttggtaaatagtaagatttattgtttaacagaaaataataccagGTGCCTCCCATTAGACTCGAGCCATATTTTCATAcggttaaagggcaagagctaataggaacagcagctggctgggaaagagGGTGTAAACGGAAGAGGCTTttttttgaaactgtttttactaagttccttttcttctaaaaagctatatatgttaatgtatgaaatatattggcttaatgtaattatgcaaaggatttagaaagtaagaaatgttagatttttatgttagattcttatttcattgatggtgtgtgagaatgtgaacTCAAGATCTCTGTTACCATGAGCCATCTGTTTTGGAGtgaatagggcaatagggcaatagggcaaaggtgatctggtaattaaggtgccttgtcaggcaaatgtaagatatatggctacttgtctgccatttatggatagaaggaaatatagctctttgtctcccataaaaggtaataggaaatgggtgtatcttttatgattggttctagcaaacagccaataggaatttcaaccaggctgattggacagaggcagccaaaggaggagcaagggggctgggctgaggaaatataagtgctggccatcagggctggagggggcagagctttggtaaccatataccactgtgcctatcatttatttgtctgacaaataaattattattttaatttctccattgctgcgttgaatatttcattccagctaagcgttaaccacaagcagggtgctacactatcACAAAGGACTGTAAACAGTGGATCACGAGATCCAACAGCAATGGAGAATGAAAATACTAACATCAGGCTCCTGATGAATCTGCGATGGAAAAAGAAATTGTGCTGAGAGTGTTTCCCTGTATGCTTGAGAAAATGGTGGTGCCTTTCTTAGTGTGGGAAACACCCAGGATCAGAGCAAGGCATGTGTCCCTGCAGAATTGGGTGAGGTTGAACTCACCAGGGAGTTTGCCTCTTGAACAGCTACTTGAAcagagaactacagtggtaccttggttacatacgcttcaggttacagactccgctaacccagaaatagtacctttgcttcaggatgagaacagaaattgtgctccggcggtgcggtggcagcaggacgccccattagctaaagtgatgcttcaggttaagaacaatttcaggttaagtacggacctccggaatgaattaagtacttaacccgaggtaccactgtatgtgtaaatcCCAAGACAAAGCACCATGAAGGAAGCTgctcagtgggggtgggggggtgggcaggggtttGTGTTCTGCTTTCTGAGACTGTTTACTACAGGGGTacacaacctaaggcccatgggccggatgcggcccaatcgccttctcaatccggtccgtgggcggtccgggaatcagcgtgtttttatatgagtagaatgtgtgcttttatttaaaatgcatctctgggttatttgtggggcataggaattcattcattccccccccctccaaaatatagtccggcccaccacatggtctgagggatggtggactggcccactgctgaaaaacattgctgacccctggtttactaCAATCATCCTTCCAGCAAATCTTAGCAATAGGTTTCTTTTAAACCCtgtggactgggggggggggttacatgtTTCTAGTGATGGGAACCCATTGATAATTTTTAGAAACTGAACTGATAAATGATTTTTAGGAATTGTTCTGTTGGCGGGGTGTGTTTTTAGACGTTCTCCTCTGCTGCaggaaagcaaaagaaataagaaagcctGTGGGGCATCTCGATACAGGGAACTATAGGAAAGGAATGGGCTGCTACAATGTTATGGTGTTAtgatttgcattattattattattattattattattattattattattattacaactactCTAAATGCCTTTACTAACTTTTCTGTAATTTTACACATCTGGTGCAGATGTGCTTTTCTTAGAGGAGGGTAATGCTACAGATTTTGGGTGCCAGGGTTTATGGGTGCAAGGCACCACTAATTTATAGGGTTAGTAAatgttagaagaagaaaaaatggttGGATTATTAACCTGGGTGACAAATGTTAGATTTGGCAGTGTTAAAATGCAGGCAGTATATCAGTTTCCTGCTCAGGAATCACCCGGAGAGAAGAGCCATCATGTAGAATAAAAGAAAGCAATAAGTAATTAATGAAGTGGTTACTCTGGGCTGGACAGCAGAGGAGTGTGAGCCCCTTTTCCCATCAGGGAATGGTGAACAGAGGCAAACGCCAGGTCCAGAGCTTCAGGTTTGGATGGCGTAGGCTGGGGGTGTTGAATATAggaatttaattcactgaaattgtaaacgcTTGTATGCATTattatgtgtttaaatttgaatGATTGGTATGTGAATTCTAGAGAGATTTCTGGTAGttcgcacgtgattggctaacgCTGGTCACATGGGGGGTatccagtgaaggagagactccattttagaatccactgtgaacactgctaagttgaatcgAGTGTTGGAGTGCgtcttctctgcttgaaagaaagaggGCAATGCTGCAGGAGAAGATAAAAGTGGACctctctcataggagctgcaatgcatggcctaactgagatacagaaggctaAAAGGGCTGAGCtctgaaaagagaggaaaaatacagttgtttggaataaaagactgtaagcccatgcttggataagCATGTGACTCTAAATATTATGTTTCCATTCATCTATAAATTTCTGCAAGTAAATTTTTTGAATGTTAATGTCTGGATATTggttaatttccaaagaagagtGTCAGTCACATgtatgatttgagcttcttagctgtgTTTTCACTACAGGGGAGAGATCCATGGAGCCTGTTAGCTgcgagagggagaaggggggggaggcagaacactctgtgagctgaggGTGACAGGCTGCAACAAAGGGACCGAGATGGTACAGTGGATTTCTCTGCCTTTAGACCAAAGCCTGCTGCACCTATGAAAGGTGCAAAGGACCTTCTCCATTGTTAGATCCTTCCAGGAGCTCTCCAGCACCCTCCTGGCCCAGAGCCACCAGACAGTGCAGAGAGCACAAGAATACATGCATGAGCTGCTGGAATACATAGAGCACAACACACATACCAATCTCTTGGCTGCTGGGGCCTTTCAAAGTCGCTGCCAAGCTGCCTGTTGAAGCTTCAGAACCAGCAGAGTGTAATGCTGTAATTCCCTCCACAGTAAAccaaggttgtatatatgtgtaaataaaaccacattGACACTacagtctcctctgtgcctcGTTTCTGAGGCAAACGCAATCCCTGGGTAAGCGCCTGAACCCCTGGGATCTCGCACTGCTGTGGCGATAGGGATAACATGTAGCATTAAGGGCTGGGCTGGGGAGAGTCTGGTGGTTTAGATTCAGAGGCATGGGGGTCTGCATTTGGTCCAGAAAAGTTCCCTGCCCCTGATCCAAtgtaggaaaggaaaggaaaagtctGGGGCAATTGGAGCTGCCTGTCTGCATTTCTGTGGGAAGTTTTCCTCCCAGGAAATGAATATTTTGTTGCATTATGTGGGGTCAAATACGTGGTTTGGCATTTGGGTTTCGGACTCAACCTCTACCTTATTCTATGTTTGGGGGAAAGTTACTGATTTCTGTGCCGCCACCCCCAAATACCACTCATCTTGTGATGTTGTGCACAACAattcttcaattttttttaaatgcgaAGGAGGGGATCCTTATCTTATGGGTTGACTTTAGTCATAAAAATTGTTGTCTGAGTGCCTGGGGAAGATTTGTCATCGCAATCCTTGGGAACTCGTACTCTACAATATATCTCACAGAAGTGAAAACTGCAAAACAAGTTTTATTAAATGCTTTGTTTATTCAGATATTGTGCAGCTTCAGTACAAAAGATGCAAGAAGGTTTCATAAGTTTCAAAGAAAAGCTATAATCTCACAAGCAACGTGGAAAGATTTTCATTTCAAAGAGCCAGACTGCAGTTTCCTGTTTCATAGTGTGGTCCAatacatgtcaactcagaagtcccactgaattcagcagggcttacttccaagtaagtagaTCTAGGATGGCAGCCTCATGCTGCTGACTTCAGGCAAGATAATTCAGTAGAAGGCATTCAATTTtgcttcagttacagataggtagccgtgttggtctgccatagtcaaaacaaaaaaattccttccagtagcaccttaaagaccaactaagtcagttcttggtatgagctttcgtgtgcatgtgtgtatctgaagaagtgtgcatgcacacgaaagctcataccaagaactgacttagttggtctttaaggtgctactggaaggaatttttttgttttgaattttgctTCAGTTAGTTAGTTTTGCTTCAGTTAGTTAGGCAGATTTGCATCAGGAAAGAACAAGACGACTTTCATCAAGAAGCAGATTCCAGAATAGCGACATTTTCCTGACTCCACCCCAGTGTTCCATTTAGAAAAAATTAGTTGTGGCCCAAAGAAGTGCAGCTTCTTCCATCGCAATATTGTCATTTATCAAACATCTTATTGAAAAGATGTAAAATGACAGGAGAAGGCAGGTAGAGCAACAAACCTATAAAACATTGTTGTCATACCATGAAAATTAGGCCCGCCACCCAATGAAAGTTCTCTTTGCCCAAAGCTATGCAAAGCTTGGCCTTGCTGAGTAAAGAGGAGAGGGGAAAACAATATTCTTCTATAAAAGATTTTCCGTATCCATTTTCCATTGACCTTGTTGCATGCACTCTTCCTTTATTCTGGCTTAGCAAATCTACCGAGAGCAATGATACTCTGGGTGCAATTGTGAATGATGAAATAGAGGAAAGGATGGTCAGCCCGAATCTCCACAGGTTCCCGACGTGGACGCCTATCCTTGGGGCAAGGGACTGGCTCTGGTTCTTCACCACCCTCCTCATCAATCTCAATAGCAGCATCATGGACCAGATGAGTCAGAGCCACGCCTTCTGTTGTGGTTGCTCCAGAGAAATCGGCCTTTTCGTGGTCAGTCAGATCCGGCAGATTCAGGTATTCGTTGGCTTCAATGCTCTTCTCTGAGCTGAACTTGGGAATGGCCAAATCCACCTCAATGGCCTTCAGATGACAGGACAGGTCAAGCAGATGCTCGTGGCTAAGTCCATCTTCCAGCTAGAGGAACACATAGAAGTTATAGTGATATCATTCCAATCCCAGATTGAATCAAAACAAGGGAGAATACAATAAGAAAAATGTATCAACAGACTTTTTCCACACCAGTATTATTGAAATCGAGGGCCAGAGATGAATAAGGCCATGGACAGTATCATAGGAATGGAAAGACCATTTACCTGTTCAAGAGCTTCTGCATTGCAGTCTACTGGCAGCAGTAGAACGAAGGTCAGTTCATTGTTCTTGTAGGGGATCTCAACAACTTGGACTTGAACGTTGCATAGGTCAATTGTCCCTGCATTGTAGACACCCTTCCTGTGCATCAGCTGCACACTGTGGCATTCCTTctgtgaagaaaaggaaaaaaggaaatatttaaaaagagagaaggaacttAGTTTGCTTTGggaagttctttctttctttctttctttctttctttctttctttctttctttctttctttgagatCATGAGATTCGGcattgcaaaatgaaaaaaaacaaaacaaaaaacacctcccagagaaaaagaaaagggagacaGCAGATTCTTCTCTTTTgtaatttcagcaacaatccTACTAAATTGAAATCAAGTGACCTCCATCAAGACCTCATTGGGGCAACTCAACTCCAACACTAAACGTGTATTCTGGAAGTTACAAGGTACATTGTCCCTCTGCACAAAAGAAGCAAGGAAGCTAGGAATATGTTTCTAACTCACCTCATCTGCATGATGAGGGTAAAAGGGAGCTTCTTCTGTGAGCTCTTTGTCAAATTTCACTTCCCATTGTCCTTTGAAGTAGAGAGCATTCACCAGCAGGAGCTGAGCAAGGCAGTCAAAGCTGTCCTTGGGGAGAAGGTCCTTGATTTTACCTGGCAAAGAAATTGTTACAATGGTTTTTTTGGGAATGGGGGTGGGTTTTAACTAGTCTACTGCATTCCTCCAGATAAAAGTTGAACATACTATTTGTAGCTCATGATTGATGTAGAATAAATGGGAAAGCTTGAATAAAGTACTTAATTATACTCTAAGTCGTCCTTTGCAACAGAAGGGGgcatttaactgtttttataagcAAAAAGAATAGTATGGGCACCAATTTATTGCAACAAATCAATTCTACCTTTCCTCATGTTTGAAGGAAAGCAGAGGTCACAGTGGGCTCTTAGCTTATTCTTGGAGAATAAGAAAGATTTAACTGGTTTTTTGAACCACCATCAGAAGAACGAAGACCGGAGACCTCCCTATCATGAAAGTTATGTCAGGAAGAGGTCATCAGTGCATTCTGTGGTCTTACCATGTGTACGGGTTTCAACCCAAAGGTTGATGAGTCTCCTCACTTCCTCGGGGGCATTATGGAAATCAACACCATCCACTTCAGTCAAGTACAGTTTCAGAGCACAGAAAACGAATTTCTGAACAGAACAAGAAGACATTGGATCCATGTATCAGTAAATATataacaaaacagaaaatgtCCAGAGTATTCTCTCGCATTTGAGTACTGCCTAATGCCCTTAAACATTCAGTGCCTCTTTGTAGTTTCAGAACACTAAATTTTGCACGTGGAGACTTTCATTGAGCAGATAATCATTACCATAGTAGATCTTTCTGGTTGCCTGGGAATGAGGCACAAGTTTGACAGACACCAGTAGATGATGAACCCATTTATGGTAGAATACAGTCAATTGCAGGTTGCAATTTGCACTTGGTTCTCACAGTACAGTGGAGCACCCATAGGGACCAAAATTAGAGTTACCTGGATGAAGGCAATGTCCTTGTTTCCATAGAGCTTGTTGGCAAAGCTCAGGGTATAGTTGGCGCTGGGCTCATTAAGAGTCGCAAGGATTTTGCTGAATGCCGTATGAATTCCTTCAGGCTTCTCACACTCATAGCAGGGAACATcctaaggattttttaaaaaggaggttaATTCTCACATCACCTGGCTACTTATCTTCTTAAGGGTATATCTTGTGAGAAAGAAAACTTACAGACTTATCTTAAGCAACAAAGCTTGCTTGAAAGGCGAACTCAGGAATGCCTACTTTGAAGCAAACGTTTATCACATCTGAATCCCTCCAGGCAGCCCAGCACATCTTTCTTGTGATTTACTCAATGTTATGCTCACGGCAATGTTAGATGGGGGTTGATGGTGACTGACTCAacatcacccagtgaacttcacatCTAAGCAAGAATTTAGCGGTTTCATTCTTACTTTCCTGTGGATTTTATCACAAGTTGTGTGGTATCATTTAGAATACTTAGAGATAACCCCCTAAATgtctatttgtgtgtttgtgattattattattattttgatgaaaCTCTCCACATGTTTCACAACTTACGCGTCTAGGACAACGTGGCTCGGGCTCGGGCTCAGGGCAAGGAGCTGGGCGGTGAATGACTCGTCTCTTGTCACAAGGTTTGGGTTCAGGACGGGGTCTCGGTTTGGCACCACCAGCACCTTGGGTCTGCAATGAAGTTATAAAATGTCTGCATCCATAGGTAGTTCATTTCCAGCCCATTTACAATAACGGAATAAGAAATGTTGGCATGAAACCAAATTAGTTTTCAAACATCAGCCAATCCTTGTTCTGATGTTGCACTGATATCAGACACATATATTGATGCTCTAATCCTCCTTCATCTCAAGGAGCGATGTCAACTTCACATCCAAATATTTTGTTGCAAATATATTTACGAAAATGACATTTGCACTTTGAAGAGCTGATTCAGTGCTCAAGGCCCCTTTTCTTCCTTTAGAGATGTTTTTGCCCAACAGGCATGGAGTTGATGTTGAGATAACAGGAGATAATACTAATATGCAAGCTGGGTTCTATGGGCAGGGGAGGAATACACCTTTATCCAAGCGTTCTTCTACATACCCTTCTTAGTCTGGTTGTTGACTGTCCCAGGCTCCTGCTTCTGGGTTTGTCACCCTCTTTCACTTCATCCCAATGCAGGACCTTGAATGAAATTGGAACATTGCTTCAGTTGCACAGGCAATATTATAACAGCAGCACTTATTATCCTGATATGTATATTAGGGACGATTCACATGACTCTTAGATCATATGTGACATTGGCAGGATGGATATCTTCCTGCATATTAATCTTTGAAATTATTCAACATATTTGGCATAGGATATCTGAATCATGCTAAATTAATGATCCAAACATACATACAAACTTCAGGCAATCTACGGTTCTGCCTTGAGCTGATAGCAAGAAATCACATATAGGATGAGAACTGAAGGAATtaaatcttaaatttagttctccacgtTTTGGAATAGTtgctatttcattttcattttatttttttaaaaaagatccacatgaaaattcacaagcattttagtgtgaaattcTCCAAATAAACCCATTTTTAGATGCATTTTCTTTaaccaatgtacacatttttgcaagcaatttccccaatataatgcatgtgTTATGCTACTTTtgctaatattttcatttttatgcacatttccccctaatatatgaatttttgaaaatattatttttacaaaACAAGTACAGGTAAGTACAAATCTATTAAAAAAGAGTTGTTTTTGGCTCATACGTTGTTTTGAAAACTACAAATTTGGAAGATTCCATTTGGAAGATTTCCATTCCATTCAACCAAATTTCTACTCCATGCCTAGTGATGCAATATTCTTTGATCTCTGCACATTTATGGGATTTTGTGCAGAGACGTTGACTGGGCTTATTACTGGATCAAGCCACAGTgaggtcattctttttctcaactTGTATCAAATATGACCAGTGATGGAAAGGTATCTGCTAACGATGAGCCCAGTTTGAAGGCTGCATCTCTACTGCTTGATTAGACCCACCTTCTCGATCTGAGCTGCTTGTTCCCAGCCAGATGCATAAGCGAGTAGGCCCAGGCCTGCGGTGAGGTTCGCAGGGGAGACCACGAGGTTGTTGTGTGGGTCCTCAAGGATCTGATTTTTGAAAAGGTTAACGGCGAATCTAGCATTGGCTCTACCCAGGGTGGTCATGATGGAATTCAAAAGCTCTGAGGGAAGACCAAAACAGCTCATCATTTCAGGATCCTTCAGAATACAGATATACTTGTTTCTACTTCTGCACTGCAATACATTCTATCACCAAACCCACAGTTTTGAAGAACTACCCATGATAAAAGAACTGCTGTAAAGATGCACATCACCCCACACAAGGCTGCATGGATGCTTGAAAGGAGAGCTGCTTACCTTGGCTTCAGCTGTGATGATAGGAGTCTGGCAGGTGAGTGTGATGCTCTCCTCCTGTGAGACGCTGGTATTTATACTGATCATCTTACACCCCCACAACCATTAAACTACTTTGTATTTTCTGAATCTGCAAAAAATTAGATTAATTCAAATTTACATAATGAAACCAGTACGATGCAAAAACTGGACATTTCTAATGATCAAAGGTAATTATCTTGGATTGCCACATATACTCCCTGTATGACTTTGCTTAATTATGTATACTTCATCTACTGCAAAGTGCAGGCACAATGTGACACACCCTATCAGCACTGGTGTATTGTCAGCGTGTCCCAAAGCACTCCAAATATCCCCTCGAAAGTGTCCCTTAAAACCAAGTTTTTCCCCAAGAGACTCCATTGAAAGAATGTGTGTCCCTAGAGGCAGGAAATGCAGAGGGTTCCTTTCTTATTCCCCACAACACCCTATATGGgctttgaaaaaaatgtgtaAGAAATTGAAAATGACACAGCAGGACAGTGGGTACGAATTCACCGCTGGAGGAAATGGTGAGGATCACTCGATTAGatgtttaaaaaaatagattgggCATATTCATGGAAAATGTTTCTATCAGTCAAAATGGCTCAATGAAATGTTCGAGTCCAAAGGCACTATAGTTCCAAATACAATTCAAGATGCTGAGTGTGAGTGGCAGAGGAGAGCTGTTGTttttgaagaagagaagaagaagaagagtttggatttgatatcgcgcctttcactccctttaaggagtctcaaagcggctaacattctcctttcccttcctcccccacaacaaacactctgtgaggtgagtggggctgagagacttcaaagaagtgtgactggcccaaggtcacccagc encodes the following:
- the LOC114601381 gene encoding serpin B3-like, which gives rise to MCWAAWRDSDVINVCFKDVPCYECEKPEGIHTAFSKILATLNEPSANYTLSFANKLYGNKDIAFIQKFVFCALKLYLTEVDGVDFHNAPEEVRRLINLWVETRTHGKIKDLLPKDSFDCLAQLLLVNALYFKGQWEVKFDKELTEEAPFYPHHADEKECHSVQLMHRKGVYNAGTIDLCNVQVQVVEIPYKNNELTFVLLLPVDCNAEALEQLEDGLSHEHLLDLSCHLKAIEVDLAIPKFSSEKSIEANEYLNLPDLTDHEKADFSGATTTEGVALTHLVHDAAIEIDEEGGEEPEPVPCPKDRRPRREPVEIRADHPFLYFIIHNCTQSIIALGRFAKPE